A stretch of Telopea speciosissima isolate NSW1024214 ecotype Mountain lineage chromosome 11, Tspe_v1, whole genome shotgun sequence DNA encodes these proteins:
- the LOC122644885 gene encoding probable polyamine transporter At1g31830, with protein MGDNNGVAYVVIDEAIPPRIDNFKKVSVLPLVFLIFYEVSGGPFGFEDTVQAAGPLLALLGFLVFPFIWSVPEALITAEMGTMFPENGGYVVWVSSALGPYWGFQQGWMKWISGVIDNALYPVLFLDYLKSAIPALGGGLLRIVAVLILTMALTYMNYRGLTIVGWVAVLLGLFSILPFMVMGLMAIPKLKPSRWLVVNLHKVDWGLYLNTLFWNLNYWDSVSTLAGEVDNPKKTLPKALFYALILVVLGYFFPLLIGTGAIPLNRDLWTDGYFSDIAKILGGVWLRWWIQGASALSNMGMFVAEMSSDSFQLLGMADRGMLPGFFSKRSRYGTPLIGILFSASGVILLSWLSFQEIVAVENFLYCFGMILEFVAFVWLRMKYPAASRPFKIPVGTVGAILMCIPPTALICVVLALASLNVIAVSLAAVLIGLVMQPGLKYVEKKKLVKFSTSSELPDLSY; from the coding sequence ATGGGAGATAACAATGGTGTAGCATACGTGGTTATTGATGAGGCAATACCTCCCAGGATTGATAACTTCAAGAAGGTTTCTGTTTTACCTCTTGTATTCCTGATCTTCTATGAGGTATCTGGGGGTCCCTTTGGTTTTGAGGACACTGTTCAGGCAGCTGGTCCTCTTCTAGCCCTTCTTGGTTTTCTGGTTTTCCCATTCATATGGAGTGTTCCTGAGGCCCTAATAACAGCTGAAATGGGTACCATGTTCCCGGAAAATGGAGGATATGTTGTTTGGGTCTCATCAGCTCTAGGACCATATTGGGGTTTTCAGCAAGGTTGGATGAAATGGATAAGTGGTGTAATTGATAATGCACTATACCCAGTTCTGTTTCTGGACTATCTGAAATCAGCAATTCCAGCTTTAGGTGGTGGTTTACTAAGGATAGTGGCCGTGTTAATATTGACTATGGCTCTCACTTACATGAACTACAGGGGTTTGACGATTGTGGGATGGGTCGCTGTACTCTTAGGGCTGTTCTCAATTCTTCCTTTTATGGTTATGGGACTTATGGCAATCCCAAAACTGAAGCCCTCAAGATGGTTAGTTGTAAATCTGCACAAGGTGGATTGGGGTTTGTACCTCAACACTCTGTTCTGGAATCTGAACTACTGGGACTCAGTTAGTACTCTTGCTGGAGAGGTGGACAACCCAAAGAAAACTCTCCCAAAAGCTCTCTTTTATGCTTTGATCTTGGTTGTTCTTGGATACTTTTTCCCTCTCTTGATTGGTACTGGAGCTATTCCACTCAACCGTGATTTATGGACCGATGGTTATTTCTCAGACATTGCTAAAATTTTAGGTGGAGTATGGTTGAGATGGTGGATTCAAGGAGCTTCTGCATTGTCTAACATGGGTATGTTTGTGGCTGAGATGAGCAGCGACTCTTTCCAACTTCTGGGGATGGCAGATCGTGGGATGCTTCCTGGGTTCTTTAGCAAGAGGTCTCGTTATGGAACCCCTTTAATTGGAATATTGTTCTCAGCCTCAGGGGTTATTTTGTTGTCATGGCTGAGCTTTCAAGAGATTGTAGCCGTAGAGAATTTCTTGTACTGTTTTGGAATGATTTTAGAGTTTGTAGCATTTGTATGGTTAAGGATGAAGTACCCAGCTGCTTCAAGGCCATTTAAGATACCAGTGGGGACAGTTGGAGCCATTTTGATGTGTATTCCTCCTACTGCATTGATCTGTGTGGTATTAGCTCTTGCTTCTCTTAATGTTATCGCTGTAAGTCTTGCAGCTGTGCTGATTGGTCTTGTTATGCAGCCTGGTCTCAAGTACgttgagaaaaagaaattagTCAAGTTCTCCACCAGTTCTGAACTTCCAGATCTCTCTTACTAG